The following proteins are encoded in a genomic region of Asterias amurensis chromosome 5, ASM3211899v1:
- the LOC139937175 gene encoding dolichyl-diphosphooligosaccharide--protein glycosyltransferase subunit STT3B-like: MAEHTGQYDAPTHPGKRSPNQAPMAVKSSANRHKQAQKSTKNQELGKEVEIVAYDGSETQKFTSMSGAVQGLLTFVILFLACLAAFSSRLFAVIRFESIIHEFDPWFNYRSTHHLVSHGFYNFLNWFDERAWYPLGRIVGGTVYPGLMVTSGAIHWFLHLLNIPVHIRDICVFLAPAFSGLTALAAYGLTKELWSPGAGLLSACFIAIVPGYISRSVAGSYDNEGIAIFALLFTYYLWLKAVKTGSVSWAAATSLSYFYMVSAWGGYVFIINLIPLHVCVLLLMGRFSYRIYVAFTVFYILGTVFSMQVPFVGFQPVRTSEHMAAAGTFALLQAYAFLKYVQDFLSKKEFRALFFFGVVGTAGVVFLAVVLLTYAGYIAPWSGRFYSLYDTGYAKIHIPIIASVSEHQPTTWVSFFFDLHILVCFFPAGLWFVIKEINDERVFIVLYALSAVYFAGVMVRLMLTLTPVVCILASISISKTLTEYLADDSERKKKDEDEAEETEEDEEEVDRKNRKLYDKAGKVRKPKLDQDKYSTLGTNLKGFVIMAMLMMLMMFAVHCTWVTSNAYSSPSIVLATYNNDGTRNILDDFREAYYWLRQNTGDRDRVMSWWDYGYQIAGMANRTTLVDNNTWNNSHIALVGKAMSSNETEAYKIMRELDVNYVLVIFGGVIGYSGDDINKFLWMVRIAEGEHPKDIRESDYFTVNGEFRVDSSGSPTLLNCLMYKMCYYRFGEMQLDFRSPPGYDRTRNAEIGNKDISFQHLEEAYTTEHWLVRIYRVKPLDNREPVLKTTTKKSNKKKIASKKTSKRKRGSIKNKPVIKKGKRKTPTRKTATKTSTKKQRSN; encoded by the exons ATGGCGGAACACACCGGTCAATACGACGCTCCGACTCACCCCGGAAAACGGAGCCCAAACCAGGCTCCAATGGCCGTCAAGAGCTCCGCTAACCGGCACAAACAGGCCCAGAAATCCACCAAAAATCAGGAGCTGGGTAAGGAGGTGGAAATTGTCGCCTACGATGGGTCTGAGACGCAGAAGTTTACGTCCATGTCGGGTGCGGTACAGGGCTTGCTCACGTTTGTCATACTGTTCTTGGCTTGCCTCGCTGCGTTCAGCTCCCGTCTGTTTGCAGTGATCCGATTCGAGAGCATCATTCACGAGTTTGATCCATG GTTTAATTATCGCTCAACTCATCACCTTGTATCACATGGGTTCTACAACTTCCTCAACTGGTTTGACGAGAGGGCGTGGTACCCTCTGGGGCGAATCGTCGGGGGCACC GTGTACCCCGGGCTGATGGTAACCTCTGGCGCTATCCACTGGTTTCTACATTTACTCAACATCCCGGTCCACATACGAGATATATGCGTATTTTTAGCACCGGCATTCAG TGGGTTAACTGCACTGGCTGCCTATGGCCTTACCAAAGAGTTGTGGAGTCCGGGAGCAGGGTTGCTGTCTGCGTGCTTCATCGCTATCG TGCCCGGCTACATTTCTCGCTCAGTTGCTGGTTCCTATGACAACGAGGGAATTGCCATATTTGCTCTGCTCTTCACTTATTATCTGTGG TTGAAAGCTGTCAAAACTGGTTCAGTATCATGGGCAGCGGCCACGTCACTGTCATACTTCTATATG gTGTCGGCATGGGGAGGTTACGTTTTCATCATCAATTTAATTCCCCTTCATGTATGTGTGTTACTGCTGATGGGCAGATTCTCCTACAGGATCTATGTAG CTTTTACAGTGTTCTACATCTTAGGGACAGTGTTTTCAATGCAGGTGCCTTTTGTTGGGTTCCAGCCGGTACGCACCAGTGAGCACATGGCAGCAGCAG GTACCTTTGCATTACTCCAGGCGTACGCTTTCCTGAAATACGTCCAAGATTTCCTGTCCAAGAAGGAGTTCAGGGCGCTGTTTTTCTTTGGCGTTGTGGGAACTGCTGGCGTTGTGTTCCTAGCGGTCGTTCTTCTTACTTATGCAG GTTATATTGCACCTTGGAGTGGGCGGTTCTATTCCCTGTACGATACAGG ATATGCAAAAATCCACATTCCCATCATAGCGTCGGTGTCGGAGCACCAGCCAACTACGTGGGTCTCGTTCTTCTTCGACCTCCACATCTTGGTCTGCTTCTTTCCGGCCGGTCTATGGTTCGTCATTAAGGAGATCAACGACGAGAGAGTCTTTA TTGTCCTGTACGCCCTGAGCGCGGTCTACTTCGCCGGCGTGATGGTACGCCTGATGCTCACCCTCACCCCGGTTGTCTGCATCCTGGCGTCCATCTCAATCTCAAAGACGCTGACGGAGTACCTCGCTGATGACTCGGAGAGGAAGAAGAAAGATGAAGATGAGGCGGAGGAGACTGAGGAGGATGAGGAGGAGGTGGATCGGAAGAACAGGAAGCTCTATGACAAG GCTGGTAAAGTACGCAAGCCCAAACTGGATCAAGATAAATACAGCACGTTAGGAACCAACCTGAAGGGATTCGTCATCATGGCGATGTTAATGATGCTGATGATGTTTGCCGTTCACTGTACGTGGGTGACAAGCAATGCATACTCTAGTCCCAGTATAGTCTTAGCAACATACAACAACGATGG TACTCGCAATATCTTAGACGACTTTCGGGAAGCGTATTATTGGTTGCGTCAGAACACCGGAGATCGCGACCGCGTGATGTCTTGGTGGGATTATGGGTACCAGATAGCGGGAATGGCCAACAGAACGACGCTCGTTGATAACAATACGTGGAACAATAGTCATATTGCATTG GTGGGCAAGGCCATGTCGTCCAATGAGACGGAGGCTTATAAGATCATGCGTGAATTGGACGTCAACTATGTCCTGGTTATATTCGGTGGTGTGATTGGCTACTCGGGTGATGACATCAACAAATTCTTGTGGATGGTTCGCATCGCTGAGGGCGAACATCCCAAGGACATCAGA GAGTCAGACTATTTCACCGTGAATGGAGAATTCCGTGTGGACAGCTCTGGTTCCCCGACTTTACTCAACTGCCTCATGTACAAGATGTGCTACTACCGCTTTGGTGAAATGCAG CTGGATTTCAGGAGCCCCCCAGGCTACGACCGGACTCGTAATGCCGAGATCGGCAACAAAGACATCTCCTTCCAGCATTTAGAGGAAGCTTACACTACGGAGCACTGGCTGGTCCGCATTTACAGGGTCAAACCCTTGGACAACAGAGAGCCCGTACTGAAGACAACCACCAAGAAATCtaacaagaaaaaaattgcCTCCAAGAAG